The stretch of DNA CtatgaatgacattttcacaacagcATGGCATGTTGATAATTTGTGAAGGGGAAGCAGTAGGAAaggaatatttttttctgatttatcattaaatatatgtatttggGTCATGGCTGCTTACAACAACGATAACATTCTTATTGCTTGCTTGCTGTCActcagctctcacacacacacaacatacacacatattttttgGCTGCCGTATTTCTGAAATGAATCTGGCGCCCCTGGTGTGAGCCGGATATATGCTCCATAAAACTTAAACCGCAAATAACACATGACTTGACACATGACAGTGGTGCTGATTTTAGACCTAAGCAGTGATGCTGGCAGTGAAGCCCCAGAATAAAGATGTCTGTTTCACTTTTGTTCAGAGTGACATATCTCAAAATTGCTGATCAGATTTCCTTgctgtggatattcatggtACCATTTGGATGAATTCTGATGATTTTGTTGACGGCTCCCTTTTTCTCAAGAACCACTATCAAGATAAAGGTATTATACTTACCATAAGTGATAAGTCTTACATCTTTTACAACTATTTTTGCTTTTGAGTCATATTACAGTATTTGCTACTTGTTATGATGTAAAGATAATTTGCCGGGAACATGTATCCACTTTAAACCCccttaatcaatatttttatagtaGCAATGACTCAAATGATAAAAGTGtctccagtggtggaagaaatccTTGGATGTTTTACTTAGAATAAAATTACCAAAACTGCAATGTAAAAATTCTAAATTAcaggtaaaagtcctgcatttgaAATTTTAGTTAAGAAGTATTATTGGCTGAATTTAATTGAAGTATTAAAAGTATTtcttttgcagaaaatcagCCGCTGTGACTGATATATAAACTATATCTTACAATAAAGTACgttattaatactgatgcctCAATGTGTAAgcaatattttactgtattattcCAAGCATGTATCAGGGCAGTGGAtcttctgcgtgtgtgtgttggagggtgTTATTTTTAGTCAGGACAGCCCCTAAAACATCTAACAGCAGGTTAATGGCTCGCAGAGTGACAGTATATAGGAGAGCTGTCTGCACTGCAGCTTCTCTGCACAGATTAGTGCACAGAAGATCAGCACTATAAGGTACATCACCTCCACCTCTGCAGGACTCAGGATGCCACAATCAttataaaaaagagaaatatggatATAATAATGATTCTTCAGAGGTTTATTCacccttttctctctgtttgcagGGAGTCTGAAACCGTTTGAAGATGTCTAGTGATAAGAACCCTGAGGTGGCTGGCTGCGATGCCTCCATCATGAAGAACGTCTGGGAGATCAGAGAGCGAGAGTACGGACAGAAGATGCAGCTGGAGCAGGAACGAGTGGAGAAGAGCGCTTTGATCTCGTAAGGATTGAaactgtttgtctgtctcttcacAGGCTGTCTGCAGGTCCTTAAAAAGtctataaaaagaaatacatggTATTTATGGCGTCTAATTTCCacataaagattttttttggcattttgccttAATGGGATAGTAACCAGTAGTACTAGTAGAGGACAGGAAATGTGGAGAGagatcatgtttttatgttgtctgTGTCTCATACCCTGACACCAATATGATGCCGCAgcataaacatttttatcataCTTTATTTATGTCAATCTACTATTTATATAGTGATTCAGAATGATTGAATATTTTCAGCAGAAGAATATGATTGTATGATAAACctaacactgtaacactgtccTGCAGAGATAAATACAAAGCAATCCTAATATTTACTTGCATGTGTGCAAACGCAGGCTAATGCAATTTATCACACTACATATTATATTGGtcttaaaaaggtaaaaaccaCCAACTACTAACTACTAATAATCAATGTTAAAGTAATTCAACTATCTGATTGACTGTCTTTGTGAGCTTGACTGATAAACTGTACAGATTGAACGCTGAACCTTGAATTTCAATTGGGTTTGGTCCACCTCAAATATATATAGATATGCAATAGTTAACGTAAGCAAGGTGCAGACTCAAATGAACAACTGAGAGGCAGGAGCAAGGTTTACTCAACAGGCGGGCAATCAAAACAGGCAACCAAGCAAAACGGGAAAAGCCAGCATACAGGCAACAATCTGCTGGGCAGGAAGGTAATGGCAGGTTCTGAAATGACAGAAGAGGTTATTGATTGATAGACTGACAACAAATGTTTTAGTTTCTTCTGCCCATTTTCATCTAACCTTCATCATGTAAGAATGGAAACATCTCACTTTATGACTTTATTCTGCTAACAAATAAAATTCTTACATTCAAAGAATGTAAAAATTAAGTCATCCCGTGAGGAAAATTTGATCCATTAGCACACTGAAAGGTTAGCAGCTGACTCTGACACCAGAGCTCAGACAGTAGCTAAATGTACTAAAATGGATTGTATGTCATGACCCTTTAGGCAGCTTTGGCAGCTGAAAAGATTTACTGGGAGTAATGAATACCTGAACAAAGTgacacaaatagtgtttttacAGTCGACACTGAACAGTGAGGGAGGGAGTTACTGCACACCAGAGAGCCAATACAAGGTTCCCTCATGAGGTTCTGGGTACAAATGTCAATCTGTAATCTGTATACACAAGACACGAGACACAAGATATTTTAAGCCCACCTTAAAAgcaactaaccctaacccaactACAATATTTTAACAACAATACCAACGtcatgttttagcccatttactattaagtaacagttttaagtgttaattaattgtatatgaattttaagtttaaacagttacttaataatttctacatattgatagctgacttcttcatatttgacagttgaggtGTTGTGTGCCACCAATAGTTGCcgtctcctcaaaatgatgcTGGAGTGAGCAAGGACATCCCGTTTGGTGAATTAAATTCTTCCGTCcttgcatctctctctcacatcctTGCTGGGAGGAGCTGAAATGAGAGCTATATATAGCACCCAAAGGTGTCAGCGGAGCACTGAGTTCAAACACTGATTGTGTTTGAACTTCTGGTGGTTGAGGAGAATCAGTGGAAGTTGTTTAGTAGTAGTCTATCTGcggaccatggatgtattataagagctggacaACAGACTGAAAATGGTGCCTATTCAGTCCAGTAAGAATTGCTTGCCTGGTGCGTATgtgcatatgccaaaaaaagtttctaccttctgggtttgcttctgcattgtgcggcccactgaatatgctcAGTGgtgtttcccctgctggccCCACCCACGAGTTCCCGCCTGGCCCATAGACTTTATATTGTGATAATGTCACTGacttttaaatcgcttttccCGGCTCAAGGAAacttttatataatataaaacctccatggatcaaaaattcataatagaaagagtctTAATTGACCTTGTCTGCAGTTCAAAGTGTCCTATCAACAGTTTTatagatgtctcttttacagCGGTGGTCTATGGGGATAATGCTTTTTAGGCTGCAGGGGGATTCTTCACTGTAATACTgtgagtgaccactgggaaaaattggctgcaaggccATGTAGGTCTGCGAGTCTGCAGATAGACCTACTTACGTGAGTCTGtaccagtggaggctggtccatagaggcagaggaggttgctcctcctctattttttgagaggcaagaaggagatcaaaatataaaaaagaatatttggatgaaataaaccattaccaaatctcagtattatttataaaatagtttttctctcttctttggaaaaatccattattgaaattctggttaaaatgcttcaacagctacacctgcagggcaggaggacAAAGAGCAGcttgtgtgaagtggtggtgggcAGTGGAGGAGAGTCGGGGGAGTGGgtgacagaggaggacaggcgcctgctgtcctcctcggggcgggatctcttacatcaatttaatgtacttcattttttttcatgcttatctatgattggccaagacacgtaaaatgatgttccaagggaggacgtcctccctaaccaatcaacaaccagaatgcaatattgacatcatgttggtccaatgatagtttccagatttcatcgtcaattctctccactgtaaggcagtgtagcagcagtagataacgagcagtagatagctccttaCGTTAGCAAACACAACAGTTGGCTTGTTGtggcagcctgaaggactctttgtacatccatggaaggactgttaaggactgttgttaaagTAACGGGAGAATGGATCTGGACTGTGTGGCACAGCAGCGGCAGGATGctgccggggaggctggagagagaaccaactggagaaacaaccaggagagttagcttgtttgtcatcgTTGCTAATGATATGAGACTAGTTAACCaacagccacaaagttctgttaactaacaaataagatgaccaacagccacagatggacgttatgacatggatacttcatctccatgaaagaaagaagacaactTGAGTCAGATatagcttctctctctctgtttctttggttgctaatttcatctctgatggttaaatgtctctctgtggttgttgtgtgaatttatctccttaacaagaatgcagcagagatcatataatgtgctgtgggCAGTTtccttgttgaagttacagtgagctgtaacactcattcattcatttggaattgatctggtttttaattgagtggttgttcagtcacctgttgatgttgtgtgattggCTTAAGACATTTTCTtcagttcgtttttaagctgagtctaTATTGActaataagcttaaagtaactaaaataacaagtgttaacatgtcagctttgtagactatattttgtatgtcgtgcatatagataagagtgtgtaagtcatatATTTGATACAtacattaatactttttgtgaacctacacttttagatctgtgaatgtttttagtgttcaatctttcttgtattcagcactgatctctacctgtatcacattataaactttgtgctactttatatttctctgtttactaagaaaatacataggaaacatatgtaaatcatgtgatatgttgtctgtttttgatgagaacattaatctgttgtcacaatagaacaatactatgaATTTGAATTTCACGTTGTTGGTAAAATAACACATCTTGAACCactccacggctaaaatgagcacttctttgtttagaaataatatgtatatgctaaatgtctttaaataagcagccttttcaccttTGATTTCATcgggtgggggacaatgatatagtatgatgcggtttgttgtaagattccatgttgattttcctcctgtcctcctcatttttttgagtcaccagctgccactggtgTGTACTGTTAGCTAGCTATCAATTTAAGCTATAGCGTTATCGATCGAAAAATGATGAGTATTATATGTTCAGTAATAGGGTTCCATAATTGGAAAAAACGACAGGAGTTTTACTGTAGGAATGTTTTGAACATCGACCTCAACTTTGGTCTCAGTGTAGCTGTGGAGCCCCATACGACCTGCCCCCACCTCCAAAGGAGGATGAAGACTTTGAATCTGAAAAACCTACCCATCTTCTAAACTCCCTCTTCCTTCCACTTTGTGGATAAAAAGAGCATCCCTACAAAAGAGCAACCCAACCCAGAGAAGTGGCTTGGCTATGAAGCTCTGTTGAAGAAACCACGCCGAGTGCTAGTCAGGCAGTCAGGTGCGTCAAATTATCAATTTTCAGGCTCCTTTGATTacagtgatttttaaaaagtatgtgTACAATTTGTAACAAATATAATAGTGATAATGGTGAAAAGCCtttgctttatcatgtatcatGTAAAATTTGTCACCAAATTAATTCAGCATTGAATTTCAGCATTCAGTAGCTAATACTACAAATTATACTTATGAAATGTTAACACCAGGAAATAACATATACCTACTAATGTATACTTCCTTTTGAAAAACCTTCCATATCTATTGCTGTCTGTAGGACCAAATATAGGCTAATAATGACCACATAATCTGTCAAAGTACAGATCAGATCATTTGTCACTTGCAATTATTGTGGATAATTTGATAGTTAatgaaaatgtctcatttacaGTAGTCTACAGTGGcaaaattattatatttgtttatagGTTACATattgttaaaagaaatacaatataCTATTTTACTAGATGACATTGCAACACCCAGCATGGAGCATGAGGTCATGGACCGACCAGATGGGCCAAACTGCCAGAGAGATGTTGGGAGCCTGTGGGAGGACTGCACACTTGGAGACCATACAGTAACTACAGTTCATAGACAGTACAAGTCTCCCCTGATGCCTTTTCTCACCACTGCTGACCAGGGAACACAATGAGCCGAACCTCTTCAAAAGACTCTGCTTAGAACCGAAGTTCTCTTTTTGCTCCATAGTGGCTTGTCGcttgctgccttttattaagtAAGGGAACACCTTAAACCTCTCTACAAAGGTAGCTTCCAGCTCGactcaacaaacaaacaagacatgtacagtaaaatgttaaaatgcgttttcttgttattttcaaaacacatacaaGACTTAGTCAAATTTTAACATTGTAACAAAGTTTATTAAATACAGATACTAATTTCAACAGCAttcaaaaaaagacagagactaTTACAGTCAGAATAgaataaagacatttatttcaAGCAACAATGTAATGGTTGGATCAATATACAGCAATTCTAAACCTTTTAGATTAAAAAAGGCAGGCATTTGAATACAGTATCCTAATAATAACTTACTTTTGATTCAAGTGATATGATTAGACTTATACTTACGGCGACATTTCCAGCCTATTTCTGTTGGGCTGGATAAATGGACCCCAAACCTGTGCAACTGATTAGCCCACTATCAATTAGAAAGTGACAAGTCAAGAGATATTACTGAATATTACAGATTGTCCTGAATGAGTCGAAGAGctgaaattgcattttttatCATGTAAAACTTTGTGAGCAACTACTAAACATGGTGTATTGCAATTCAGTCTTTGTGCATAGAGTTCTTTCATATGGGATATATCATGTTTTGATTTGACGTAGCTCACTTACCTTGATACTCCATACTATGTACTTACCTTACCTTCTCTGCCAGTATGAGATTTGAGTGGTTACTTAGAGATTTCTATGAGGGGCAATCAGGGACATTAGTTGAAACATTCATTCACATACTATACTGAAAACTGTGAACCCTGTTCAACAGAAATGCCTTCCGGTTCAACTGAAATGCTTTCTGTTTCAACTGAAATCCTTTCATACAACATACTGCAATCCTCTCATACAACATATTGTAATCCTCTCATACAACATACTGAAATGCCATcatacaaaattattttttcaatagtAACTGTGAACACTTTTCAGTAGTTTATATAAAAGGTTTTCACAATACTATATGAGAGCATTTTAACTGTATATGAGCACATTTTACTGGTATATGTGAAAGCTTTTCGGTAGTTTTCATGAGAGCATTTCAGTTGTGTATGTAAAAGCATTTCACTTGTATGTGAAATATTGAaatcttgtgtgtgtggttttcagTATGATATATATTTCAGTATCTATATGTAGTATATGAATGAGTTTGGTttcatatgtgtatgtgaaaggaAAAGTACATGTATATGCATGGTAATCCTGAATAATGTCCCTAATGGCCCCTCATAGATTCTCCATGATTCTCATTCTTGTAGCATTGTGATATACAaatagcatgttagcattactGACATTACAAGTTAATTTTATTCCACTGTTTTAAAGccataatatgtaactattccgcattaaaatgtctaaaaatgactatacctatgttatatattttgttgagttgtgtaattacattatcccaaatgtttccaaaagttttcaaacccagagaaatctgtaatttaatcaaggTATCgatctgtttcatttggtcacctgtcaatggcgtcatacccctCTACCAAAAAGTATACGCGCACAAGATAATATGTCAACCTTGTGGTTTTCCgccacaatggcgtctaccaaagagtacaCAAGTATACATAATACTTTGGtgttgtggctgtttgccacaatggcatctaccaaagagtaCGCATACTAGATGATATgtcggtgttgtggttgtccaccTGAAACTGCCAtgaattgacttttattcagttttaagccacattttttagatcttggtcattttaactatatcttttaacttgATGagggattttagtcattggagaaacaagctgagcaaacgttagcagcagctcggctagcagcccctcccaGACACCCTGTGCTCACCAAACAGTGTCAGGGAAACactatttttttatgtgaaactgctttattcagtgttttctaCGCGTTTTAATCACAAGttccgtttgttctggagaggacacctctgtggataatttggctcccagtaaaaacatcctgaatgatgaacactgaagtacTCCTGGTTGATAACAATGAATAAcaatattgttttgattgagtgacccctagcagcagaaattacattgtgcatttaatatgaacattttttttttttataaaattggTATAAATTGTACATTATCacacagtttcagttttgtgtgGCTATTCAAATTGGAGTAGCTGCAAACAATTCATATGCTACATCACATGGGTCAATAGTCTTCCTGTAATATTCTATTTTCTGGTAagacaagacaaagaaaacagctgataCTTTTTTAACCTACTTTAACCACATAATTGTATATTATGAGAGATTATCAGCTAATGTGACTTGAGTTTATACTTTCAAATAGAGCGCTATGCCCTTGTATGCTTGAAAatcattttacataaaaacaaaacaaaacaaaaaaacatcctaCTTTCTTACTTTCCACAAAATTGAAACTGCATGCTGCATGACTTGGCAAGGTCAGTGATGCAAGAGCACCTTGCTGACACTACTGCTCCCAGGCTTGTCACCAGTAACTAGGCCAAGTGTACTGGACTGCTGGACTGACTGGGCTGAACATCAGCCATAATACCAGATCTTTTACTTGGTGGAGTAATACACAGCGCACTTTACTACTGTGTAGGTACTGGTAGGTTAGTGCTCTTGTAGTTTTTTATATTGGCATCATCTACTCTGAGGGATAGCACAAAATAATAGAATATATCCCCGTACATTATTTCTGGTCACATTTACACAAAGACTTCCGCTTCCATGCGCTGATCATTATTTACAGTCCGATTAGCAACTGGAGATGCAAGAACCTTGTCACTAAATCAAAACTTAATCCgactttatttcttttattacagGAGTCGAACGTTTCTCCacacaatacacaaacattGATACTTATTGTAGGTGTTTTAGGTCCAGACAAGATTTTGGCCAATTTTTTGTTCTGCCTCTTTTGCTCCCCTCACAGACTGTTTacttgtaaaaaacaaaaacagaactcCTCCGATATCAAAATCTTGTCCCTTGCATACAGATTCTGTATTCATATACAGATACCTGTTAATAGAGATTAATGATGGTGTGACCAATAATAGCCACTGAAAGCCCAGACTAACCctgatatatttttctgtgaGTGGCATGACCTTAAGGTGTGATGATAATCACTTGAAGGATAGATTAacactttttcaagtctgtcttaaaacaacaatcaggtgcccatatgaacactgaaaaagggtttccttgctgtaattattcctcctgttcatactggctattaaaaggtCCCAATGTACTTTGATGGgggtcattttgtgcaaaaatgcatttagaaGCTTATCTGAATCTTATATGAGGCTTTAGTAGTCTGAGTTAGCCATATCAAGCAGATATCtatcacatttacagtctttttatcatcaaattccctctttccTATTTCCCTAATTCCCTATTTCCTCGGTCAGtatttctctgttgagctgtggtggaagtatagtaacaaaaagaaggactttaGCACTAACAacactgtaacgttgaaagatatctacttgattatACAAACCTGGATGGCacaagcttcatattagcttctagttaacctttaaatacattttgcacagaaggaggcttgtggattttggcccccatcactcacattgtgagtgcattatgaagggatatTTTagtggccagtatgaacaggggggatgattatggcaagaaacccatttaaattttcatttggacacctgaatattgttttaaaacagacttaaaaattGCGAGCCCTTCCTTTAAGGAGAGAAATGCTGTTACTACTGCAAGAATTAGGTCACTTTTCAAGATTTACAGTTTTCCAGGAAGTTAATTCCATTCCATCTTTACGAGATTCATGTTTGGCATATTGTCCTATGTAGTCATATTTTCTGCAGGGcattttttcttatatatgttatatttttccTATATATGTGTTTTCACAGTATTAACCAGGACTGGGCAAACCGCGCATCTGCCAAATTGGGACCCtacaaaagaaaggagaggaaaccTAAACCTGCTGAGACTCAGATGGACAACAACTTCTGGAAGGGCAAGCAACCTCAGAttcctcctgctcttcctcgTGGTGTAGGTTCAGCTCCACTGGGCAGACCAGGAAGCCAGAGCAGAGGACAAGGACAAAAGGGGCAGGACAAGATGTTTAACAGGCTACAGTCTCTCATGTTTATCACCCAGACTCAACCTTCTGCTATGCTGTGGGGGAAGTCATGGCAGTACAACAAATCCCTGCCAATACCAGCAGAGGGCTCCACAGCTACAACAAACTGGGGCCAGTGCTGGATGTTTGCTACTCAGCAGCCCTACACTGAAGCAGGCAAGCCTTGGCCAAATGGGCCCAACACGATGGATCCTCATAACCTTCATCTCTGGAAGAAACCTGACTACAGGGTGGTGGAATCACAAGAGCTAGACTTGTGTCTTTCCACTGAGGAGTGGCAGATGTCCTGGAGAAAGCCTGACAAAAAGAATAAGAAGGAAGACACATCTTCTGTAAATGGAGAAAATGTCCTCAAATCTGGATTATTTACCTTCTTGGTGGAGACTCAGCGCCACAATGAAGCCTTGTGCTCATCAGAGTGGAGCGAGTCATGGAGATCCACCAAACCAGCAGATCAGCAGGATCATTCTACTGTTCCAGATGATGTGCTTATGAATGAGTCTATTGCTAAAAAGCAGGATAAGGATAAAGAGATAAGTTCAAAGTGGGAAGAATCTTGGAAGTTTATCAACCACCATGATTGCAACAAATCTAAGTCGTCACAAAAATATCATAGTCCAGAGTGGGCCAATGCATGGAGAGCAGCCATGGTGGTCTCCAACAACCACAAGAATTCTGATCTGTCTATGAGGCAAGATCACAGTGATACCCATGATGATCGGAGCCCACAGAAAGAGTCAAATCTCCATAATGTCACGCTTGTGTCTCATGAGCAGAAATGCAGAGATCTGTACTTGCATCTCTGCAATGAATTTGAGGCTCTTGATGAGTGGAATGAGTCTTGGCAGGTGAccaaaaacaactcaaaaccATGTGAAGAAATAGAGAAAGTCCTAAAGACATTACCATCAAAGATGGAGGCTCAGAAGGTGGAGGAAAACCTAAAAGAGCAATATTCAACATCAGAGAAGGCAGACCCATGCTATGAGCAACTAAAACATACTGTGATTTATCACCCAAAGAGAGAATTCACCCACTATAAGTTACTTCATGAGAAACACCTGGAAAATGTCCAGGATGCCCCAGAGTGGAGGGAATCCTGGAAGACACTGAAACATAGAatgaggatggagaggagaagaatgaGACCTGACCCTTCAAGGCCTTTTAGAGAGTCAGAGAAGGGAGGAGACATGAAGCCTGAGGCCTCAGAGTGGAAAGACTCATGGAAATTCACCTGCCAGCCCATGCATCAGGAGCCTGAACTTTGGGAGCAGGGTTGGTCAACCACACCCAAAATCAGAGCAGATCGGGTGAGGGACCAGAATCACTTTGCATCTGTAGAACTCCTTCAGAATGGGCAAACGGGGGAGCAGAGTTGGGGAGAATCCTGGAGGTTCTCAAGAAACCAAGAAAAATCAGAACATGGGCAGGGTAAAGCACAAACAGCAGCTTCGCACCATCCTGAAGCTTCATGGGCACATAAGAAGTACTTAAGGTCTCTTTCTGACTGGCAGGTAGCCTGGATGGTCTCAGAAACTGAGTTCCACCATGACAAACCCTCCCTAACCCAGTGGATGGAAGCCTGGAGGTTTGCCTTCCACACAGAGCACTGCACTGAGCACGTGTCTAGGATTTCCTCGCAAAGAGCCAAAGCTAAAATGAGTCACTCTTTTGACAACCTGATCTTCAGGGAAAGATACCCTGAGAAAGAGTGGAGTGATTCATGGAGAGCTGGGCCACTTCTGAACCATCAACCAAGTCATTACGGACCGTCAGAGAGCAGCACTGCTCCTCAGCAACATACCACTGTCAATGAGCATGGATT from Thunnus albacares chromosome 18, fThuAlb1.1, whole genome shotgun sequence encodes:
- the LOC122968765 gene encoding uncharacterized protein LOC122968765 isoform X1 produces the protein MSSDKNPEVAGCDASIMKNVWEIREREYGQKMQLEQERVEKSALISINQDWANRASAKLGPYKRKERKPKPAETQMDNNFWKGKQPQIPPALPRGVGSAPLGRPGSQSRGQGQKGQDKMFNRLQSLMFITQTQPSAMLWGKSWQYNKSLPIPAEGSTATTNWGQCWMFATQQPYTEAGKPWPNGPNTMDPHNLHLWKKPDYRVVESQELDLCLSTEEWQMSWRKPDKKNKKEDTSSVNGENVLKSGLFTFLVETQRHNEALCSSEWSESWRSTKPADQQDHSTVPDDVLMNESIAKKQDKDKEISSKWEESWKFINHHDCNKSKSSQKYHSPEWANAWRAAMVVSNNHKNSDLSMRQDHSDTHDDRSPQKESNLHNVTLVSHEQKCRDLYLHLCNEFEALDEWNESWQVTKNNSKPCEEIEKVLKTLPSKMEAQKVEENLKEQYSTSEKADPCYEQLKHTVIYHPKREFTHYKLLHEKHLENVQDAPEWRESWKTLKHRMRMERRRMRPDPSRPFRESEKGGDMKPEASEWKDSWKFTCQPMHQEPELWEQGWSTTPKIRADRVRDQNHFASVELLQNGQTGEQSWGESWRFSRNQEKSEHGQGKAQTAASHHPEASWAHKKYLRSLSDWQVAWMVSETEFHHDKPSLTQWMEAWRFAFHTEHCTEHVSRISSQRAKAKMSHSFDNLIFRERYPEKEWSDSWRAGPLLNHQPSHYGPSESSTAPQQHTTVNEHGFKWGMSFRLANPMPHVEQPWVESSPSPCHYAIIWSRGKNIQHNINTSFSNNPMTSKLWEKSHQFLQEASAHIKDKSKSKNPVDPRVIITKKTNTRRHLYSNIEKEKQSERKWTGCHLLGKTQPRPKRSSASVKKIKPVDEAKQKFLEEWAESWRLLDQPTGLKKQMTFKSLLGWDESWKFLLPPY
- the LOC122968765 gene encoding uncharacterized protein LOC122968765 isoform X4, whose amino-acid sequence is MDNNFWKGKQPQIPPALPRGVGSAPLGRPGSQSRGQGQKGQDKMFNRLQSLMFITQTQPSAMLWGKSWQYNKSLPIPAEGSTATTNWGQCWMFATQQPYTEAGKPWPNGPNTMDPHNLHLWKKPDYRVVESQELDLCLSTEEWQMSWRKPDKKNKKEDTSSVNGENVLKSGLFTFLVETQRHNEALCSSEWSESWRSTKPADQQDHSTVPDDVLMNESIAKKQDKDKEISSKWEESWKFINHHDCNKSKSSQKYHSPEWANAWRAAMVVSNNHKNSDLSMRQDHSDTHDDRSPQKESNLHNVTLVSHEQKCRDLYLHLCNEFEALDEWNESWQVTKNNSKPCEEIEKVLKTLPSKMEAQKVEENLKEQYSTSEKADPCYEQLKHTVIYHPKREFTHYKLLHEKHLENVQDAPEWRESWKTLKHRMRMERRRMRPDPSRPFRESEKGGDMKPEASEWKDSWKFTCQPMHQEPELWEQGWSTTPKIRADRVRDQNHFASVELLQNGQTGEQSWGESWRFSRNQEKSEHGQGKAQTAASHHPEASWAHKKYLRSLSDWQVAWMVSETEFHHDKPSLTQWMEAWRFAFHTEHCTEHVSRISSQRAKAKMSHSFDNLIFRERYPEKEWSDSWRAGPLLNHQPSHYGPSESSTAPQQHTTVNEHGFKWGMSFRLANPMPHVEQPWVESSPSPCHYAIIWSRGKNIQHNINTSFSNNPMTSKLWEKSHQFLQEASAHIKDKSKSKNPVDPRVIITKKTNTRRHLYSNIEKEKQSERKWTGCHLLGKTQPRPKRSSASVKKIKPVDEAKQKFLEEWAESWRLLDQPTGLKKQMTFKSLLGWDESWKFLLPPY
- the LOC122968765 gene encoding uncharacterized protein LOC122968765 isoform X3; translation: MSSDKNPEVAGCDASIMKNVWEIREREYGQKMQLEQERVEKSALISINQDWANRASAKLGPYKRKERKPKPAETQMDNNFWKGKQPQIPPALPRGVGSAPLGRPGSQSRGQGQKGQDKMFNRLQSLMFITQTQPSAMLWGKSWQYNKSLPIPAEGSTATTNWGQCWMFATQQPYTEAGKPWPNGPNTMDPHNLHLWKKPDYRVVESQELDLCLSTEEWQMSWRKPDKKNKKEDTSSVNGENVLKSGLFTFLVETQRHNEALCSSEWSESWRSTKPADQQDHSTVPDDVLMNESIAKKQDKDKEISSKWEESWKFINHHDCNKSKSSQKYHSPEWANAWRAAMVVSNNHKNSDLSMRQDHSDTHDDRSPQKESNLHNVTLVSHEQKCRDLYLHLCNEFEALDEWNESWQVTKNNSKPCEEIEKVLKTLPSKMEAQKVEENLKEQYSTSEKADPCYEQLKHTVIYHPKREFTHYKLLHEKHLENVQDAPEWRESWKTLKHRMRMERRRMRPDPSRPFRESEKGGDMKPEASEWKDSWKFTCQPMHQEPELWEQGWSTTPKIRADRVRDQNHFASVELLQNGQTGEQSWGESWRQGKAQTAASHHPEASWAHKKYLRSLSDWQVAWMVSETEFHHDKPSLTQWMEAWRFAFHTEHCTEHVSRISSQRAKAKMSHSFDNLIFRERYPEKEWSDSWRAGPLLNHQPSHYGPSESSTAPQQHTTVNEHGFKWGMSFRLANPMPHVEQPWVESSPSPCHYAIIWSRGKNIQHNINTSFSNNPMTSKLWEKSHQFLQEASAHIKDKSKSKNPVDPRVIITKKTNTRRHLYSNIEKEKQSERKWTGCHLLGKTQPRPKRSSASVKKIKPVDEAKQKFLEEWAESWRLLDQPTGLKKQMTFKSLLGWDESWKFLLPPY